Genomic window (Musa acuminata AAA Group cultivar baxijiao chromosome BXJ1-9, Cavendish_Baxijiao_AAA, whole genome shotgun sequence):
ATCCGCAGACCCAACGCTGCCTCCGATCACTAGGAAGGTCGGGGGTCGAAATGAGGGTTTTGGGGGCTTACCAGTTTCTTCGACGGGGGCCGCCGGATGGAGGCCGAGACCGGGATCGAGGAAACCGACGGCGTCCGTGGATTCCCAACAGCCTGCGAGAAAAGATCGACCACATAAAAAAGAGCAAGTCACGGAGAGCGTCCACGAACTATAGAGGAGAAAGATATCTCGACCGTTCGAATCGGATCCAAGGGGCGGGATGTAACTACATAATTACTTGGAAAAGATGAGGCAGTACTACCTACTGACTGCCACGGCACCGAATCACAGAATGCGCCGGCTAAAAAAATTATGTTGTcgttttaccaaaaaaaaaaaaagccaatcACGAGTCAGGTAATTTATTGGGTACGTGCGAACCGCGAGCGAAATCAACTgctctttttctttttgactaaCCACCTCAACAGGACGTCTCATCATCAAACGTATGCTTTTGTTTTTGAACTCATTTTGTGGGCACGCCCGTCCGCTGCCCCCAACGAAAAGAGAGCTCGAGCCGAGGTGGGCCCCTTCAATTCCTCGAATCACAAATCAACACATCGAAGTCCTGCTCCCATTCATTGAATTCTTGGAAGAAAAATCCTCAAAGAACCGACGCTCGAAAGGGAAGCTTTTCTCCAATCGATTGAATCCCTCGttaaaaggaaaaggaagagtaACATAAGATGAAGGGAAGATGATGGAATCAGGAAAGGGCGTAAAGGAAAAGACAAGAGTGGTGGGAAAAATAGCAGGGCCATCGGAGTCTATTCCAGTTCGATCTGCGGGGTATCCTCGTCACACGGTAAAAGCAAAAGAGGTAAACCAGCAGCGGAAAAGACGGGGAAGGGGTCACCTTAGTGAGGCGGCGGTCTTCTGGCGTCTCGACGGCGAGACTCCCGGTCTCGCCGCCGCCGCTCCCCGACGCGCTGCTGTATCCCTCGAGGGGCGACTGCGGGCTTGCCCTCCTCtgtcccttcctcttctccaccgccaccgtaaccccctcatcctcctcctccccaaTCGTCCGCGTGGCTGTTCGCGGGAACCTCGCCACCCGCGACCTCTTCCTTCCCCACCCCAGAAATGCCGGAGTCGCGGATGTCGACGGCTTCTCGTCGCCCTCCGTCTCCAAACCAAGGCGGCTCCGTCGGCCAAAGCCGAGGATGACGGCCGCCACGAGATGCGGATCGAGGAAGGCGTCGCGGACCCACTCGTCGGGATCGTCGTCGGCAGCCGTGGATACGGCCATGGGAGACCGAAGAAACCCCAACGAATTGTGGAGGAGGAACGGAAGACGAGAGCTAGTGTTGGTTGGGGATGGGAAGCTCCGACACGAGAGAGAGGTGGTGGACAGAGGACCGCAAGCGCTGTGCGCTAagactatatatataatatattaaaggcattaaatataataatagtcGGGGTGAGGTTGACCGAGGTAACTAAATGAGCCGGTCAAAATCAATCATCCAATGAGTTGTACCGGTTTAGTCGGTTcgctcagttttttttttttttacgtcaCTGTTTGTTCAAttaaatctttaaaaataaaaaattaatattaaattttattttattctctCAGATATGACGTATTTTATTcaaatcaaaaatatatataagagcAGCAAGTACTCCATCGGCAGTCTATAGAGTTTGGAGTCGGAAATCACGGAAAAGGATAGTAAGAGTGGCCATCACCTACGACCTACACATAACACGAGAGTGATAGCCAGGTGGATCAGCTGAGCTACCTCCCCCTCAACTACCACCTTCTTTTGGTTGGATGCATGGAGTGACAGAGACCGGAGTTGGTCGAAGTCTAACaccgatgatatatatatatatatatatatatatatatatatatatatatatatatatatatatatatatatatatatatatggtttaagaaaatatttatatgctATATTCGAATTTATAGAGGTGAAAAAAAAGGGCATGAGGAATTTTGAAggaatatatataatttgactGTAGGGATAGGAGTAGAATATGGTGGGCTGTATGTAAAATTTTGCCTAAATATTGGAACATTGAACATGACAATTCAACAATAACATTGAGTATAACAATATGGAACAATAATTCAACGAAGATGATTATACTACACTGTAATTTTGACTATTACCATGCTTTATATGATCCAATCGAATACTTTCGAGACCAATATCAATCTTGCGATGCAATCAGCTTGAATGAGAGTGGTTCCATAATAAAAAATAACCTTAACAGGAGGGAAAACAATGTTTTCCCGTACCAATTTGGTTGGACTCCCATCAAATCGACCAACATGAAAGGAAGCCGATAAAATAAACTATTCTAAAACATGAGGTTTTCTGCACAAATCACTTAAAAATAATacttttaattttaataaaaatatattttttgaatatttatcaaaattttttcaCCTGTTATAGTTCTTTGGTCTATCATAATATTTTTGACCTGTTACAGTGTTTTCATTACCATAACAAAAATACTATAAGATCTActtgaaaatactataaataatttaAGTAAACTTTTAACCTTAATCAaactaattataaatttaaaaagataACATTATAATGGTTacgaataataataatcaaacagatatgatatgatatcatttataattttttttaataagttataatatttttagtatatcaataaagtatcataaatattattaaaaaatactataaatgaagtcaaataaaaatatgataataattaAAAACTAGTAAAAAAATGGACGAACAAATTTGGTAAGAAAATTTGAGgagtattttagatattttataaattagaagTATTATTGGGAAAAAGCAAAAGAAGGGtagttttgaaaaaaaattaaagcatAAATATTTTCTTGAGAAATTGCCCATAATTttgttaaaaataagaaaaaaaaaaaagttcatgatGGATGGTTATTGTAATAAATAAATGAGctcatctctctccctctctcttcccCTCGACAGACCTCTTATTCCTCCGTCTCCATCGTGGATCTCGTCCTCCGGAGATCTCTTCACGGTCTTCCAAGGTAATTGCTGGTCCCTTGCACgtttattttttggatttcttttcggcCTTTGATCGGTTTGAAGCTGGATTCCCCCGGGCTTGGTTCGTCTTCCCGATCTGGATAGCGTTCCGGTTTTGATTTGTTACCGTTTGACTTCCTTGATTCCGGCATTGTGGTGCTACGAGGGTTGGAATTTGGTGCTCAAGGGTTGGGAAGAAGGAAGAGTCCCGTCTCTTCTGTGGCACGCTCGGCGTTGGTCGAATCCGTTTTGAGAACTTTGTATTTGATCTACGAGGCATTACTTGTTCGGAATGCGATTTGAGGTTGAGGTACGGCAGCTGGGAAACTCACTAGCAGATCTATCCACCGAAGCTTATAGGATCGTCTGTCGGATTGGTTAGGGGTTGACATTTTATGGAATTTTGCGGGCTCTTAAGATCGTACGTTACAGGAGGAGGAAAAAAGAATATGCGATCTGGAGAGCTCGCGAGCCCGGACGAATCGTGGGAAGAACGGAGAGACAGAATAATATTCGTTCATATGTCCCTTCTTTTATTCTTATatcttattattgttatttttactTTAGGGTCAATGAAATACAAAATGGAGTTTTATTACCTACAGCTTGAGGTTAGTTGTACCAATTTGTAGATGGGGCATTGTAATTTATAAGCAATGGGAATGCTACCTTCATCTTTAGGGGACGGCCTTTTTGACTGCCACATAgtagattaaaagaaaataaaattgtgaGGCAGGTTGGTTATATATTGATTTATAGTtgtgattattttattttttaaacaatatTCACAATttattttgtaatattttttagatttatggAGGCCAACTGTAATTTGGGTTCACTTCCTCCATGGAAAGGTAACTATTTTGGTTATATGACATGGAATGCATTTACTTTGCAGTTGGGTAATCCAGTAGATAACTCCTACAAGCTTCTCTGCAACTTGGCTCGTGGTTGATGCTTCCAGGTGCAAATCTTATGGTTGAGTCTGATGATGAAGTAATAGTCATGGTTAGACTGTTCtaatgagaagaagaagatgaaagtaCCACATCTGGACAATGGGAACACATATATTGTGCCACCACAACGCAACAGGCCCATTGCAAGGCCGCCTCGATGGATAATTATCCTGCTATGTTTGGTATCTGTCTGCTTGATTGGGGCATACATATATCCACCTGGGCAGTATCCGGCTTGCTACTTTTTTTCTTCAAGTGTTTGCAGCCCTATTAAGTACTGGTTGCCTCCTATAGCACGGGAACTTACTGATGATGAGTTTGCCTCTCGTGTTGTCATCAAAAACATTCTTTCCATGCCACTAGTTTGGCCAAAGCATCCCAAAATTGCtttcatgttcttgactccaggatcaTTGCCCTTCGAAAAACTCTGGGAGACATTTTTTCTGGTAAAGTTGTAGCCCATAGTTTTTCTATATAGTTTGTGCCTCTCCTTTTCATGTGTTGAAGTGgttcaattatttctttttgcAAGGAATAGAATGAATACTTTATCTTTGTTATCCATTATGGAGTACATGTGTGATATTTCCAACTTTGGTGATGTATATATGAAATTAGAGTTGTTGGCAGGTATACGTTCCACTTTGCCCTAAAATGAGATTGCATATGTGAAATTTATCTAGTAGAAGCATCACAAAACAATAAGAGATGATTTCCGAATATATGTGATCAATTGTCGTGTCTGCTTGGGACATTCTTTTGTATAACACCAGCTATTTGCTCTATATAATTCTTGTATGATTCAAACTGGTATCCTGGCCATATACAATTGGTCAAAACCCATGCTTCATATTTCTATTCAGACCTAGTTGACATGAAAATAAATGTGATCCACGAACTGCTACTATAGGAAGCAGTTCACAATCTGATACTGGTTAAATACTGCAGGGCCATGAAGGGAGATTTTCCATCTATATACATGCATCACGAGAGAAGCCAGTGCACGTGAGTCCATTATTTGTTGACCGGGACATAAGGAGTGCTAAGGTACTCGCAATAATCTCTTCTTGTAGACCAACTTGTTGAATGTTTTTGTTAATCCCATTCCTCGCATTACAAAATGATATCAAACAGGacatagagagagaaaaaaaatacaatCATATGGGATGTGTTGCATGTTTGTATGCTAAGTAGATCTCAGGTCATCAGATGCAGTACTTTCCTGACAGCAAAATGGTCATCATAATGACTGGAGTGCTAAATCTTGATGCTGTAATGTATGAAGTTCATAAACATGGCATATATGTCATACTAGGAACTCAGAAGGATGTATGAAATTATGCATCAATTGTTACGACTACGTAAGTAATGGAATATCTTTTGACTACCATGTCACAATATAATGCCATATGTTAATTTTCATCTCTAGTTTCCTGAAAACAAGAATCTACTGCACCTGTCAAATATGGAGAAGGTGCTCGTTACATCTGTTGTGTTGCTGATAACTCCGCTACATTCTGTGACAAACTTGTGTGATTCTATTATCACAAGGCAATGTGAAGGACCTGGATCTGGTCTTGCTGACTGATTCTGTGGACCTACAGAGTTATCTTCTAATTAACAAATAGGAGCAGTAACAACTAAGACTGATAATCTTTGATATAAAATTTGGAACTTGAGAGATAATCCTATGAATCAACTTGAACAGATGGACGTGATCTATTAGTTGTTGAAATCTATAAACAAGAAAATGTACCAATTTTAGATATAATTTAGTTTTAGATCATTCTTTTGTGTTAATGTGTTGAAATTTTGTGGTCATTTTGTTAGCTTGAGTTAATGCTTATCAAGAACTAGTATTTGAACAAGCATTTTAAATTCAGGTTGTGTGGGGTAAGATATCTATGGTTGAGGCAGAAAAGAGATTACTGGCAAATGCACTCCAAGACCCTGATAATCAACATTTTGTCCTGCTTTCTGACAGGTGATTACATCATGTGAATCTTGAATTTATTTTTGGTTGTGCTTTTCTTCTGACAGAACTGTCTTTTCTTATAGTTGTGTTCCTCTACATAACTTTGATTATGTGTATAGCTATCTGATGGGAACAAATGTCAGCTATATTGACACGTAAGGCCTCTATCTACATTTGCCAAAGACGTCACCATTATTTTCGTCTTATCATCAAATTTTGTTAAATTGTTCGACTATTACAGATTTTGGGATCCTGGCCCACATGGTAATGCCAGGTATACTGAGCATATGTTGCCAGAGATTGAAGAAAAGGACTTTAGGAAGGGTTCACAGGTAAACttatttcttaatttttaataaagattttatttaCAAAACTGAAGAAGCGGTAAGGTGCAAGAAAGGATAGATTGATTTACATCAAACTAATGTGGAGAAAGTGGACAATTTTGCAAACTCTTCTGAAGAGCAGCAAAAGATGACAACCTTAAAAAGCAAAGATTTTATATGTGTCAAACTACTCTAGCCCAATACTATTCACTTCACACCTGGAGTCATCCTAGTAATTATATGTTATGTTGTTGTATAAATTATCTGATCTTAACTGGATTAGCTTCATACCAAAAGTATGAGTACTTTGTTCTGAATTTTAATGTCAGAAAATACCACACTTCTGTGGTGCCAATGAGAGGCTACTTGTTGTGGCAAGTGTGTGCTGGCTTCTCCTCTTTTAGGCACAAGGCTTGCATGAATTGGAAGGGACTTATACTTAACAAATCTTGTCAGTAGATCCCTTTGGATGTGCATACCTTTGAAACTGACATCCTTGATTTCCAGTAAGAAAGTCCACCTCATTTTGCACTTCTATCATCTTGTATGCAAACTTATAGAAGCTAATAATATGTTAATAAGTATATTTTGATTAATATGAAGTAATATATGTCTAATAATGATTCTGAGGTTATGTTGGTCAATATGCTATATGGTCAGGGTATGTATTTTGAATTTATTAACAGCCAACAGAACTTTGATGGCTATGGAGCTAGTAATTAATAGGATAAGTTATGGCTTTGAGGTGAATTTTAGTGCCAGTTTGGGGGTACTAGATAGCAAAAGCTGAAGCAATTTTAGCTAATAATATAAAAGGAAAGAGAGCATAGTCTTCTGGAGTTAGCCTGGGGATGTGGTAGACTAGGTATGTCAAAGTCTCCCTCTGCAGCAGACAACCAAATAGAAAgaatgttttccttttttttgcatGGGAAACCTAGTAGAAAGATCTTTAACACATGATATTTGAAAGCCTCTTTGTTCAATGAAGTATGTTAGCTGCTCATGGTGGGCACGGTTAAGAGGGTGATGGAGGCTGTTCATTGAACAAGGGCATGTTATAGAAGTGAAGGTTGTTTAATTCTGGTGGGTCAAAAAAATAAGGTGGTTGATGTCGGAAGACATATGAGAACTAGATGCTGGAGACTCTGAGACCTGATATCTTTTGGACATGATAACAGGTAGTGCAAACTCTTCTTGTTCATTCCTTGGTCCTCTGTTTATTTTTCTTAGGTCATCATAGAtgaacctttttctttttcttttgcagtttattatttttaaatcaaaatctaaaatttaaaGCAACATTTTAGAAAACAAGTGTCATGGTGACAGTTTGATAACCAGCTGGATTACTGGAATCAACCCAATACCACATTTGTAGAGAAACTGACTGGTTCAAATGGATCGTTTGGGTGGTCATATAACCCGAATGGTCCATTCTGGAAACACACTAATTGGATCAGCTGGTCTTCCTGGGTTCTGATAGCCTTTTTGCTACATTTTATAAAACCAATATGACATTACAGGAGAAACCAACCTCTTTGTCGTTTTTATTCTGTTCATAGGCCTTCAAATCTGAAGTATCATCAAGTCCATATTCAGGCAGAACTAATAGGTTTCTATCTGGCAAAAATATGTAGTTGCCTATTAAATCTCATATGATTAGGGTATGTGGATTTTAAGGGCAATTATTAGCAGTTTCATGCATTCCTTTCAGTCTTTGACTTTTTGTTCTTGTGGATATTCAATAACATAACCAACCTTTTGTCATTGTTGTGTTATATGAAGATCTCTTTTTTAAAACAAATAGTTGcacatttttttatcttttaaattgCACGAGAACTCTTTTAATGATATAACATTTTATGCTTTTTCTGTATAGAAAAAAGATATATCTGCTTTCTTATGACATTGAATCTTATGCATATTACAGTGGTTCTCAATGAAGCGCCAGCATGCATTAATAGTTATGGCAGACAGCCTTTATTTCACAAAGTTCAAGCTTTATTGCAAGGTTAACAAATGCCTACATCTCTTGTTCTGTTTGTTTTTCATTTATCCCTTGTAGTTGTCGGATTGCTGATGAAGCAGCAATAGTTTaactaaaagattatatatagcaGTTTGATTTGTGTTCTTCAATCAAAGAAGTGGTCTCTATCAAGTCACTAGTAGCGTTTTGATTTTGGTTGTAATGAATCTTGGGAAACTCTTTTATTCCTCCATTTTCTTTAAGATCTAACACTCCAATGTTAGAAAAGATCTTCCACTACAACTCAATCAAGAAAAAGTTGGAGACCTCTCTCTCCAATATCACATACAGGATCACTAAAATATATCTGTCTTTATAGTTTCAAGTGGCTCAATTTACTCTGATCTTTCCTTTCTCTATTTATAATTAATAGAATGTACATAGCTTGCTACACAAAACCTCTTTTAAGAATGCATCACcagtttatatttttatttttctcatcaaCATGGGAAAGTTTGTTTGCTCTATCATGCACATATCAGATGGTTTTTTGACTTTTTACCTATCTGGGCTTGACATGGGATTTGGTCATGAGTGATTTATCATTTATCCATGTATATGCAAAATATTAAGTCAGTAGTTGTACACTTCTGTAATTGCAGGCCCCTGGTACTCATTATGTTATACATATTTTTCTAATTGTTTTTCTTTTGGGATTTTGCAATATCAGATTCATGACAACCTTGTTTTGGGGTCCATTAATCATTGCTTTCAGAACTATGTTCTTCACATATATCATTCTCAATATCTGCAGAAGTTGAGTTTGAAAAAATGAAGCAGAGATTCATTCTGTGAAAAATGTGCTTACACttatattttgagtttttgaccATGACAGCCAGGTTTTGATGGACGTAATTGTTATGCTGATGAACACTATCTGCCGACTCTATTCACTGTGAGCAAATGATACCGTTTGTATTATTAGCCTGATAAGTTACATGATATCTGGTAATTTAGTTGCTGGTTTCCAAAGACTAATATATCTGTGACCCTCAGATGATTGACCCTAATGGCATTGCAAACTGGTCGGTGACACATGTGGATTGGTCTGAAGGAAAATGGCATCCAAAATCATACCGAGCTGAGGAAGTGACATACGAACTCCTGAAGAATATAACTGTATGCCTCCTCTTTTCTGAAGTAACATGTTTAAACTCGTAATGAAGCTTCTAAATCTGCTTTTGTTGATACTGTTCTTGGCAGTCTATTGACGAGAGTTACCACATCACAAGTGATGAGAAGGTCATACACTAAAATCTTTTTACATGCATGTTCCTTTTATTTCATAGTTCTCTTGTCATTACTCCCTCCAACTGTCATTTTGATCTGAAAAATATGTACACATGGGGTAGGGAAATTTAGCTCAGTCTTTTTATTTTGACAACAAAGTTTTAGAATTTAATTACCAGAGGTGACTATAAATTTATGTTTGCAGGTTAGTGTGATACAAATGTAACTTGGAACTCTGCCTTAGTATCAGGGACAAGATGTTGGCAAACACGTAGGACATTGTAATAAGTCATGTCAGTCAGATGCATGTGTGTACTAACCTAGGGCTGTGTCAATAGGTCATGTTGG
Coding sequences:
- the LOC103991182 gene encoding uncharacterized protein LOC103991182: MAVSTAADDDPDEWVRDAFLDPHLVAAVILGFGRRSRLGLETEGDEKPSTSATPAFLGWGRKRSRVARFPRTATRTIGEEEDEGVTVAVEKRKGQRRASPQSPLEGYSSASGSGGGETGSLAVETPEDRRLTKAVGNPRTPSVSSIPVSASIRRPPSKKLTKPELQAVERSLLEEKANLHKEMEELRRAVEELRANNRKLQMHLKSLNIPERVCMAPEDDQLPGLCQQCITLSPGHKDFIIIPDLNDPLPDC
- the LOC103991183 gene encoding glycosyltransferase BC10 isoform X1 encodes the protein MKVPHLDNGNTYIVPPQRNRPIARPPRWIIILLCLVSVCLIGAYIYPPGQYPACYFFSSSVCSPIKYWLPPIARELTDDEFASRVVIKNILSMPLVWPKHPKIAFMFLTPGSLPFEKLWETFFLGHEGRFSIYIHASREKPVHVSPLFVDRDIRSAKVVWGKISMVEAEKRLLANALQDPDNQHFVLLSDSCVPLHNFDYVYSYLMGTNVSYIDTFWDPGPHGNARYTEHMLPEIEEKDFRKGSQWFSMKRQHALIVMADSLYFTKFKLYCKPGFDGRNCYADEHYLPTLFTMIDPNGIANWSVTHVDWSEGKWHPKSYRAEEVTYELLKNITSIDESYHITSDEKGIKSWSSTYTGQLSNRYCMRSVSILNVSMGQYQLVPFGLERKRQRRGGKSKGGENSIANWYKKVAAAHTGRGRMWQCR
- the LOC103991183 gene encoding glycosyltransferase BC10 isoform X2 yields the protein MKVPHLDNGNTYIVPPQRNRPIARPPRWIIILLCLVSVCLIGAYIYPPGQYPACYFFSSSVCSPIKYWLPPIARELTDDEFASRVVIKNILSMPLVWPKHPKIAFMFLTPGSLPFEKLWETFFLGHEGRFSIYIHASREKPVHVSPLFVDRDIRSAKVVWGKISMVEAEKRLLANALQDPDNQHFVLLSDSCVPLHNFDYVYSYLMGTNVSYIDTFWDPGPHGNARYTEHMLPEIEEKDFRKGSQWFSMKRQHALIVMADSLYFTKFKLYCKPGFDGRNCYADEHYLPTLFTMIDPNGIANWSVTHVDWSEGKWHPKSYRAEEVTYELLKNITSIDESYHITSDEKKVEMLTPCVWNGSKRPCYLFARKFLPEGLDNLMQLFYNYAIV